The Linepithema humile isolate Giens D197 chromosome 7, Lhum_UNIL_v1.0, whole genome shotgun sequence genome has a window encoding:
- the LOC137001005 gene encoding serine/arginine repetitive matrix protein 1-like isoform X5, whose translation MQINLTGFLNGRNARSFMGELWDLLVSAQESVTGIPEAFLQQKKDQIKKRLEEQEKLQASLAEKEKEKEREKEKDDSESKVKKEEKDSGSSKERRRDRSRDRDRDRSKRSRSRDRHRDRDRSSRKRRSASRSPSKNSLKDNGKDMPEAKVEREDSPQPENAIPLMPVKTKPEAAVAISRLQAKLMSIADGKKKNNRTPSPESLDKSAKKSRSRSKSPANRSKKSRSKSLSRDSKTRRSRSLVSKSRRSRSKSRSRRSRSKSKRSKSRSQDRTKSRRSKSKSPRSRSRSRSRSKKSRSKSDDRSKSRKSGTDSSDSRSSKSRSKSPDKRKDAVDSNRKRDGSTSSSSGSEEDKGAKDKNDFEIRKKKDGVQAKRSYRKTNKDDSGSDSDSSRERKSAPKRRSNSPRKDRGRSKDRDRNRSRDRSRDRSRDRSRDRSRDRSRDRNRRRSLDRERDRRRERERERERERERLDRYSGSRSMRPPSVRRPPNRRSSPPRRSPARYRRRSPSPDDRRRRRSLDRRRRSSERRDRRRSPDRRSSRRRSPDGRDRSSRYDRSSSRDRSSRRDRSRERRDKDRRSRSKDRRSRSRDQRSSMDRSRDGKRSPDRSKDARDKAREKKADEKPKRPSDTGSRKEVRNGRSKSSSSESSESSSSSNEDESLRKSIERKVSQEKREREREHADDGKKKEKEKILKEESAKRPEKEVKKIEPVVVKKSEPSVSPKKLQVTSLPITRHRFSKSLSRTPSPFKKTEDIVAATVKIKQTIKEDSKDESPKIGETNFAASDAFPLKKDDKSLKTAKSVAEDKKPVQKSLELPLSKKPVEAVKKTKKEKRDGSTDSEDSDAEGKRKSRKLEKPKKSRKASTDDDKSDKSKAGSSSDSEDDRKHSDKNKKARDTSRTDPDDRSKDRKDSRKREVTENDSRKRSRKEIEEEVKKSKRARKDSSSGEEEQKSKRDKNEDDKSRSRKSKKDSSSDEEPKKTRKRRNTSSDEEKSKSRKSRKESTSEDESKSKSKKSKRDSSSDDDDLGDKDTKKKKKIDDSTDDEKVKKKRKKKAKTSTSESEESEVEEKKKKKEKKHKKHKKHKKHRKHKKKKVADSDESDVSEGNTEELEKKLREKALKSMKKGHSIERSD comes from the exons ATGCAGATCAACCTGACAGGGTTCCTGAATGGCAGGAATGCTCGTTCTTTCATGGGCGAATTATGGGACCTTCTGGTCTCTGCTCAAGAAAGTGTTACGGGCATTCCCGAGGCTTTcttgcaacaaaaaaaagatcagATTAAAAAACGTTTG GAAGAACAAGAGAAGCTTCAAGCATCGTTGgcggagaaagagaaggaaaaggagcgtgaaaaagaaaaagatgacAGTGAGAGTAAAGTGAAGAAGGAGGAAAAAGATAGTGGCTCGTCGAAGGAGCGTAGAAGGGATCGAAGTAGGGATCGTGATAGAGACAG AAGCAAAAGGAGCAGATCGCGGGATCGACACAGGGATCGTGATCGATCGAGTCGTAAGAGAAGGTCCGCTTCGAGATCACCGAGTAAAAATTCGCTGAAGGATAACGGAAAGGATATGCCTGAGGCTAAGGTCGAACGAGAAGACTCGCCGCAACCGGAAAATGCTATACCTTTGATGCCAGTAAAAACTAAACC GGAAGCCGCAGTAGCGATATCAAGATTGCAAGCCAAATTGATGAGCATTGCTgatggaaagaaaaagaacaatCGCACACCCTCGCCGGAGTCGCTGGACAAGTCAGCGAAGAAATCACGATCTAGATCTAAATCGCCGGCGAATCGTTCGAAGAAGTCTAGATCCAAGTCACTTAGCCGGGATTCGAAAACGCGTCGATCACGATCGCTCGTTTCCAAGTCGAGGCGTTCTCGCTCCAAATCGAGATCTCGAAGATCGCGATCTAAATCCAAAAGATCGAAATCGCGCTCGCAGGATCGCACGAAATCAAGGCGAAGCAAGTCCAAGTCGCCGAGATCTCGTTCGCGATCACGTTCGCGATCCAAGAAATCGCGGTCCAAGAGCGACGACAGAAGCAAGTCGAGGAAGTCGGGAACTGACTCGAGCGACTCAAGATCGTCCAAGTCTCGCTCGAAATCCCCGGACAAACGAAAAGACGCTGTCGACTCGAACAGAAAACGCGATGGTAGCACGAGCAGCAGCTCAGGATCCGAGGAGGACAAAGGCGCGAAGGATAAGAATGATTTTGAGATACGAAAAAAGAAGGACGGTGTGCAAGCTAAGAGATCTTATCGTAAGACCAATAAGGACGACAGCGGCAGTGATAGCGACTCCAGTCGTGAGAGAAAGTCAGCTCCTAAGAGAAGAAGCAATTCGCCACGTAAAGACAGAGGACGCTCCAAGGATAGAGATAGAAATAGATCACGGGACAGATCACGAGATAGATCGCGAGACAGATCGCGAGATAGATCACGCGATAGATCACGAGATAGGAACCGAAG GAGATCATTGGATCGAGAACGCGACAGGCGACGTGAACGGGAGCGCgaaagggagagggagagggagagattGGATCGGTACAGCGGTAGCCGTAGCATGCGACCACCTTCAGTGCGCAGACCGCCTAATAGGCGCAG CAGTCCCCCGCGCAGGAGTCCGGCAAGATATCGTCGTAGGTCACCGAGCCCCGATGACAGACGCCGTAGGAGATCGCTGGATCGTCGGCGACGCTCGTCGGAGAGACGCGACAGACGTCGATCGCCCGATCGCCGTAGCAGCCGACGTCGCTCGCCGGACGGACGGGATCGATCGAGCAGGTACGATAGATCTTCCTCACGCGACAGATCAAGTAGGCGGGATCGCTCCAGAGAACGACGGGATAAGGATCGTCGATCTAGATCCAAGGATCGTAGATCGAGATCCAGGGATCAGAGGTCATCGATGGATCGTTCGAGAGACGGGAAACGGTCTCCCGATCGTTCGAAGGATGCCAGGGATAAAGCGAGGGAGAAAAAAGCAGATGAGAAACCTAAAAGACCGTCTGATACAGGGTCGCGAAAAGAGGTGCGAAACGGCCGGTCTAAATCGAGTAGCTCGGAAAGTAGCGAGAGTAGTTCCTCTAGCAATGAGGACGAGTCACTTAG GAAATCTATCGAGCGCAAGGTATCACAGGAGAAGCGGGAAAGAGAACGCGAACATGCGGATGATGgcaagaaaaaggaaaaggagAAGATATTGAAAGAGGAATCCGCTAAACGGCCGGAGAAGGAGGTAAAGAAGATAGAACCTGTTGTCGTGAAAAAGTCGGAGCCCAGCGTTTCTCCCAAGAAACTTCAAGTTACTTCTCTCCCTATTACAAGACACAGA TTCTCGAAGAGCTTATCGCGTACACCTTCGCCTTTTAAGAAGACTGAAGATATTGTGGCCGCAACCGTTAAGATTAAGCAGACAATTaa GGAAGATAGCAAGGATGAATCACCGAAGATTGGAGAAACCAATTTCGCCGCTAGTGATGCTTTCCCTCTAAAGAAAGATGACAAATCTTTGAAAACTGCAAAGTCAGTAGCAGAAGATAAAAAGCCTGTTCAAAAATCATTGGAACTCCCATTGTCCAAGAAACCTGTAGAAGCGgtgaaaaaaacaaagaaagaaaagcgtGATGGCTCCACAGATAGTGAAGATAGTGATGCTGAAG GTAAGAGAAAATCGAGAAAGCTGGAGAAACCGAAGAAATCTAGGAAAGCATCGACAGATGACGATAAATCTGACAAAAGTAAAGCTGGCTCCAGTTCAGATTCGGAGGATGATAGAAAGCattcagataaaaataaaaaagcaagaGATACTAGTCGAACCG ATCCAGATGATCGCAGCAAAGATAGAAAGGACAGTAGAAAACGCGAAGTTACCGAAAATGATTCGCGAAAACGTTCAAGAAAAGAGATAGAAGAAGAAgtgaaaaaatcaaaaagagCACGAAAAGACTCTTCTTCGGGCGAAGAAGAGCAGAAATCTAAAAGAGATAAGAACGAAGATGATAAATCCAGATCTCGAAAGTCAAAGAAAGACTCGAGTTCCGATGAAGAGCCCAAGAAGACGAGAAAGAGGAGAAATACTTCATCGGATGAGGAAAAGTCTAAGTCCCGGAAATCCAGAAAAGAATCGACAAGTGAAGATGAATCTAAATCAAAATCAAAGAAATCCAAGCGAGATTCTAGCTCGGACGACGACGATCTTGGAGATAAAgacacaaaaaagaaaaagaaaatcgacGATAGTACGGACGACGAAAAGGTGAAAAAGAAGCGTAAGAAAAAGGCAAAAACCAGCACCAGCGAATCGGAG gAGAGTGAAgtagaagaaaagaagaaaaagaaagagaagaagcaTAAGAAACATAAGAAGCATAAGAAGCACAGGAAGCACAAAAAGAAGAAGGTCGCCGATTCAGATGAATCTGACGTAAGTGAAGGTAATACGGAAGAACTGGAAAAAAAACTTCGAGAGAAAGCACTAAAGTCCATGAAAAAGGGGCATAGCATTGAACGAAGTGATTGA